The following proteins are encoded in a genomic region of Gimesia algae:
- the secG gene encoding preprotein translocase subunit SecG, with the protein MIFATFLEAITDPATILMTFLMFFGILLIIIILLQKGRGGGLAGAFGGAGGQSALGTKAGDVFTKITIIMAVIWVILAGVSGITTRASSGKYSGGSAVSEDTEISSDDSEKKEENPATEETPAGGPEFTPPKDLAEKETQPAEEKKPAATEEKATKPAEPASKDAAPKAAAPESKEDKKQETPAQPETTKSQPKSE; encoded by the coding sequence ATGATTTTTGCGACGTTCCTGGAAGCCATTACGGATCCTGCTACCATTCTGATGACATTTCTGATGTTCTTCGGAATCCTTCTGATCATCATCATCCTGCTCCAAAAAGGCCGCGGCGGTGGTCTGGCCGGTGCTTTCGGTGGTGCCGGTGGTCAAAGTGCACTGGGAACCAAAGCCGGTGATGTCTTCACGAAAATCACGATCATCATGGCTGTGATCTGGGTGATCCTGGCTGGTGTCTCCGGCATCACCACACGCGCCAGTTCCGGAAAATACAGCGGCGGTAGTGCCGTTTCTGAAGATACTGAGATCAGCTCTGACGACAGTGAGAAAAAAGAAGAAAACCCTGCTACTGAAGAAACACCAGCAGGTGGCCCGGAATTCACACCTCCCAAAGACCTCGCTGAAAAAGAGACACAACCCGCCGAAGAGAAAAAGCCTGCAGCAACTGAAGAGAAAGCAACCAAGCCGGCTGAACCAGCCAGTAAAGATGCTGCTCCCAAAGCTGCCGCTCCTGAATCTAAAGAAGACAAAAAACAGGAAACTCCTGCTCAACCTGAGACAACCAAATCTCAACCCAAGTCAGAATAG
- a CDS encoding YicC/YloC family endoribonuclease has protein sequence MLLGMTGFGSATAENDRLSVHAELRTVNNRYLKVSTRYPDFYAKLGSQIEKLIRGSVSRGTVNLTLRIDSLDRTSDYLLDEEVIKQYWEQLKHLSEVCHTPLPDRVDRLLTLPGAAIDNYSRSHTPESDWPLIEQAIRGALKELTEFRKKEGESAQADLESSNQIIRQQLAVVKEKAPRVVTSYRDRLHQRLTDLLKDQEVEMDPDSLIREVSMFADRCDINEEISRLTCHLEQFDTIISSNTSQGKKLEFLVQEMFREINTIGSKANDVEISHAVIEMKLAVEKIRENVQNVE, from the coding sequence GTGCTGCTGGGCATGACTGGATTTGGAAGTGCGACCGCAGAAAACGACCGGCTCTCGGTCCATGCGGAACTACGTACCGTCAACAATCGTTACCTGAAAGTTTCCACCCGTTACCCGGACTTCTACGCCAAACTGGGAAGCCAGATCGAAAAATTGATTCGCGGCTCAGTCTCGCGCGGGACCGTGAACCTCACGCTGCGAATTGACAGTCTGGATCGCACCAGCGATTACCTGCTGGACGAAGAAGTCATTAAACAGTACTGGGAACAGCTCAAACACCTGTCCGAAGTCTGCCACACTCCCCTGCCCGATCGCGTCGATCGTCTGTTAACGTTACCCGGTGCAGCAATCGATAATTACTCACGCTCGCATACCCCTGAGTCGGACTGGCCTCTGATTGAACAGGCCATTCGTGGCGCTTTGAAGGAACTCACTGAGTTTCGCAAGAAAGAAGGGGAATCAGCCCAGGCAGACCTGGAGAGCAGTAATCAGATCATTCGCCAGCAACTTGCCGTAGTCAAAGAGAAGGCGCCGCGTGTCGTCACCAGCTACCGCGATCGTCTGCATCAGCGACTGACAGACCTGCTTAAAGATCAGGAAGTCGAAATGGACCCTGACAGCCTGATCCGCGAAGTCAGCATGTTTGCAGATCGCTGTGATATCAACGAAGAAATCAGTCGACTTACTTGCCATTTAGAGCAATTTGATACAATTATCTCATCGAACACATCTCAGGGTAAAAAACTGGAATTTCTGGTGCAGGAGATGTTCCGCGAAATTAATACGATCGGCTCGAAAGCCAACGATGTTGAGATTTCCCATGCCGTGATCGAAATGAAACTGGCTGTTGAGAAAATCAGAGAAAACGTCCAGAACGTTGAATAG
- the gmk gene encoding guanylate kinase, translated as MSEPQACIPPHIPIVVLSGPTASGKTTIVNRLMQDSPVKLIKAISATTRPRRKGEVDGEDYYFLSTEQFEKRQENNEFLECEQVHGLGYWYGTLKSEVGRAAEEGGWPFLEIDVQGTLKLIDQFPQTITLFVRTSSDEEYEKRIRNRGTESEEVIEKRLATIRKELEQAQYYSHVIINDDLERAVTEIGTILKQREQEINAGRI; from the coding sequence GTGTCTGAACCCCAAGCCTGTATCCCACCGCACATTCCGATTGTTGTGCTTTCCGGCCCGACGGCCAGTGGCAAAACGACCATTGTCAATCGGCTGATGCAGGACTCTCCCGTCAAGCTGATCAAAGCGATTTCGGCTACGACACGACCTCGTCGGAAAGGGGAAGTGGATGGCGAAGATTACTATTTTCTGTCGACAGAACAATTTGAGAAACGACAGGAAAATAACGAATTCCTCGAATGTGAACAGGTTCATGGGTTGGGATACTGGTATGGTACGTTAAAATCAGAAGTAGGCCGGGCAGCGGAAGAAGGGGGCTGGCCTTTTCTGGAAATTGATGTGCAGGGAACGCTTAAACTGATCGATCAGTTCCCTCAGACCATTACGCTCTTCGTCAGAACCTCTTCCGATGAAGAATATGAAAAACGCATCCGCAATCGGGGAACCGAATCAGAAGAAGTGATCGAGAAACGGCTGGCAACAATTCGCAAGGAACTGGAGCAGGCCCAATATTATAGTCATGTCATTATCAATGACGATCTGGAACGTGCTGTCACAGAAATTGGCACCATCCTGAAACAACGGGAGCAAGAAATTAATGCTGGAAGAATTTAA
- a CDS encoding DNA-directed RNA polymerase subunit omega, whose amino-acid sequence MLEEFKEEEIVNKVGGRFKLSSLIQKRIVALNRGARPLVEMQTKNHMEIVVQEIMEDKIYLDQSGEVAVTDDGSPLDAIEYDDAGPSLEDLV is encoded by the coding sequence ATGCTGGAAGAATTTAAAGAAGAAGAAATCGTCAACAAAGTCGGCGGACGTTTCAAACTGTCTTCACTCATCCAAAAACGCATCGTCGCGTTGAACCGAGGCGCGCGACCACTGGTGGAGATGCAGACCAAAAACCACATGGAAATTGTGGTCCAGGAAATTATGGAAGACAAAATCTATCTCGATCAATCTGGTGAAGTAGCGGTCACAGACGATGGAAGCCCGCTGGATGCCATCGAATATGACGATGCAGGTCCCAGCCTGGAAGATCTGGTCTAA
- a CDS encoding flavoprotein gives MSTANKPMQGREILLGVSGGIAAYKTADLASKLVQKGAAVSVVMTHAAQKFIGATTFEALTGRPVYQDGFSPREHFQGEHIGLVRRAELFVIAPATANVIAQMAHGFADDLLSTLTLTCTSPILLAPAMNADMWAKASVQRNLQQIKEDRIQIVEPGEGWLSCGVIGKGRMAEPAEILTRIEELLG, from the coding sequence ATGAGCACCGCAAACAAACCCATGCAGGGGCGTGAAATTCTATTAGGTGTTTCTGGAGGAATTGCCGCATACAAGACGGCTGACCTCGCCAGTAAACTGGTGCAGAAAGGGGCAGCCGTCAGCGTCGTGATGACACATGCCGCGCAGAAATTCATTGGTGCGACCACTTTTGAAGCCCTCACGGGCCGCCCGGTCTACCAGGATGGTTTTTCCCCCCGGGAGCATTTTCAGGGGGAGCATATTGGCCTGGTCAGAAGAGCCGAACTGTTTGTCATCGCGCCGGCAACTGCCAACGTGATCGCTCAGATGGCGCATGGTTTTGCGGATGATCTACTTTCCACGCTGACGCTGACCTGCACCTCTCCGATACTTCTGGCACCGGCTATGAACGCTGATATGTGGGCCAAAGCATCGGTTCAGCGTAATCTGCAACAGATTAAGGAAGACAGAATTCAGATCGTCGAACCAGGTGAAGGCTGGCTGAGTTGCGGTGTCATCGGCAAAGGACGGATGGCAGAACCCGCAGAGATACTAACCCGAATCGAAGAACTACTGGGATAA
- a CDS encoding phosphopantothenoylcysteine decarboxylase domain-containing protein, with protein sequence MRILITAGPTREYLDDVRYLSNASSGQMGYALARSAIAAGHEVALVSGPVTINPPAGCEIYQVETTDEMFAQCEKLFPNCDGVIGTAAVCDYRIKTRKPGKIAKTGEAITLELIETIDVLAELGTQKGSRWVMGFALESQDARFNAVRKLYSKKCDAIVLNSVSAIGSSENFVEVIDQSQEIVATYSGEKTQVADSLIDWIQQHLAGS encoded by the coding sequence ATGCGAATCCTGATCACAGCCGGTCCTACACGAGAATATCTGGATGATGTTCGCTATCTGTCCAATGCGAGCAGTGGGCAGATGGGATACGCTTTGGCGCGTTCCGCCATTGCTGCTGGCCATGAAGTCGCGCTGGTCTCAGGCCCGGTCACCATTAATCCCCCTGCGGGATGTGAGATTTATCAGGTCGAGACTACGGATGAGATGTTCGCGCAATGCGAAAAACTGTTCCCCAACTGTGATGGTGTGATCGGCACTGCCGCGGTCTGCGACTATCGCATCAAAACCCGCAAACCCGGTAAAATCGCTAAAACCGGCGAAGCCATCACCCTGGAACTGATTGAAACGATCGACGTTCTGGCAGAACTGGGAACCCAGAAAGGGAGTCGCTGGGTCATGGGCTTCGCGCTGGAATCTCAGGATGCCCGCTTCAATGCCGTTCGCAAACTCTACAGTAAAAAATGTGATGCGATCGTGCTGAACAGTGTGAGTGCCATCGGGTCCTCTGAAAACTTCGTGGAAGTCATCGACCAGAGCCAGGAGATTGTGGCGACTTACTCGGGCGAAAAGACCCAGGTGGCAGATTCGCTGATTGATTGGATTCAACAGCATCTGGCAGGCAGCTAA